Proteins from a genomic interval of Aphelocoma coerulescens isolate FSJ_1873_10779 chromosome 24, UR_Acoe_1.0, whole genome shotgun sequence:
- the TIRAP gene encoding toll/interleukin-1 receptor domain-containing adapter protein — protein sequence MAGWFRQLLHKPKPSSVESLKSSHSASSSPSSSSSSSSAKSSSSSSMSLATSSISLSPVSAPDISASDSPRWDKSYDVCICHSEGDVELVEELVSYLEGQPESFRCFLQLRDAVAGSAMVTELCDAVQNSHCWVMLITPGFLQDPWCRYQMHQALAEAPMANGRTIPVLKDVDRKDYPRELRNIYYIYMVLKEKSFRQIRDTVVRYLQDLCQSSTKRME from the exons ATGGCTG GTTGGTTTAGGCAGCTCCTGCACAAGCCCAAGCCCAGCTCAGTGGAAAGCCTCAAGTCCAGCCACTCTGCTTCATcctcaccttcctcctcctcctcctcatcctctgccAAGAGCTCCAGCTCTTCCAGCATGAGCTTGGCCACCAGCTCCATCTCCCTGTCGCCTGTGTCAGCACCGGACATCAGCGCCTCGGACAGCCCCCGGTGGGACAAGAGCTATGACGTCTGCATCTGCCACAGTGAGGGGGACGTGGAGCTGGTGGAGGAGCTGGTGTCCTACCTGGAGGGCCAGCCTGAGAGCTTCCGTTGCTTCCTGCAGCTGCGGGATGCGGTGGCGGGCAGCGCGATGGTGACAGAGCTGTGTGACGCCGTGcagaacagccactgctgggtcATGCTCATAACCCCCGGCTTCCTGCAGGACCCCTGGTGCAGGTACCAGATGCACCAGGCCTTGGCTGAGGCTCCGATGGCCAACGGACGCACCATCCCAGTGCTGAAGGACGTGGATCGCAAGGATTATCCGAGGGAGCTGCGCAACATCTACTACATCTACATGGTGCTGAAGGAGAAAAGCTTCAGGCAGATCAGAGACACTGTTGTGCGCT ACCTCCAGGATCTGTGCCAGAGCTCCACAAAAAGGATGGAGTag